The genomic region AATAAGCAAGACCAACCCTAATGGCATGCAACAATGTTTGCACAACGCCAGCCAAGACATTGCTCGATCCTTCCCCTAGCAGCTTGATCAGTCGAGAATGCGAGAGCCATTCAACGAGGAACGCAAGCACGAAGATGAATATTAAGGCTAATGCATACATGCCGGCACCTCGCCGGCCGGGCCAGCCGGAGAAGAGGATCTCGGCAATGTTGCCCCAGAAGAAGGTCATATGCATCATCATCATGTTGTGGTGATGCATACCAGAGGTTCCATTGGTTGACTGAGATGTTGGTGCCATGCCTTCCATGCCATGTTCATGATTCATTGTTGATATATATAGTATAAGTACTGTAAAAGAAATTGTTTTGATGGATATATGATGGAAATTTTAAGTTCAAAGACAAACGTATAAATATTTGTTTCAAGTTTAGATTGGTGTTAATAAGACCAAAATTTTAGAGGTTTTGGAAGGTTAAACGTATAGTATTAGTACATTATCCTTTATTGTACTATTAGATTTTGTACTACAATTTAGTtcatttttttaaagattttttgtcCCTGCAATTGGCAAATTCTACTTAGAATTTTCTTCCCAAAATAATAGCATTGacccaatttattttaaaaattaaagggtAAAGTACAAGAATTGACACCTAATTATTAGTtcattttattttggtcacttaaagATTAATTTTTTCGATTTAGCTACTCTTATTGTTAACCTAGTATTTGAAGTCTAATATGGGTTTTGTTTcatctaataataaatttagcccatacattctattaatttgatcctaaatataaaaaaaatcaataaatttaaccttcaatatttacaaattttgtcattttagctctaattctaaaaattatagaatatATTTAAGgcatctttaaaatatttttatatttacttttCTTATCAACCATGCTCATTTTTTCATCAACTAAACATGTCAAAAACCCATAAATTAAAGCTATTTTTTTATCAATCTCTTTTGATTTAGTTCACTTTTCCCTTTGCTACATTGTTTTGTCTCAAATGTCTAATTAAAACCCAATAAAAGAATCTGAAAATTAGGAtctctttaaatatttttatttttttataattaggaCTAAAATGATGAAACTTGTAAACATTGAATGATAAATTTGTTGAAGTTTTTAAATTTActatcaaattgatagaatgtgtaaacattgaaaagtttaaatttattattaacccAATAAACAAAGCCCATGTTAGATTTCCATTAGACAACTAACGAAAGagtgattaaaatatataatttttaaaattaaatgactaAAAAGAAAAGTTGTAATAATTAGATAAtcgaaataaaataaactaaataatttagtgactattctTGTTATTTACTTTTCTTTTTGAATCATCGTTCTAATCATATCTGCTATTTTGACACAATACCTAGAACTATCCATAGTTCTTCTCCACCCTATAAATAGTAAGATGTGCTTTAGTGCATTTGAACCCACATCCTCCTTTATTGGAAACAATGTCCAtgtcaatcgagttaagactcaaacgacttacttaaaattttaaatggtaaaaatcattatttttaaCTTGATTAAGTCTTAGttcaattgtaaaaaaaaaattaaaaactcttATTTTATCCTTTTCATTTTTACAAagtattttaaatgaaaataattttttattttctaatttctacatattttcattttcaattttaaaaatttcaaccaaacacatttttaaatgttttctattttcaagaaaaaaaaacaaaatggcCTTTGTTTTTTAAACCAAACGAAACCTTAATTTCACTTATGTTTTgacttattaaatatttaaataaactatataatatttattataaattattaatattaatattaatttaaactaaattacatagtatttattattaattatttatactcGTGAAAAATCAACTGATAATAACAATGAGTATGTTTTTATGTTAGAAAGGAAATAACTTAACAAATATGAAATAGAGTAGTTAGATAAAATCGCATAAtatgtttatttttcttattaaattcattagtaaTTATATTACATGATTTgattttaagttttgtttttgttaatttttataataattaatattatttttagaatttaaaattatttagttgtgtaattatattttatattgtcaAAGATGATATAAAAATTACGATATAATTACACTATGTTAACTAAACATATCTAaagaattatattttataattatacttTGGTGCAATTAATTTATGGTATCTAAACATACCCTTAGTATAAAACTatgtttgtttctattttagGCAAAATAATAAATGTTTACCTTTTTTGTCACTTTAGTCCTAATTCTTATTTTGTAGGTTAAGGGTatgaaacaaacaaattaaaatattgttatttaatattttaagaatattatatttaatttcataaggataatttaagtaaaatattattttattatcgaAGAGATATTTATTAAACCAAACATGATATTAAAGTACAAGATTTAGCTTGAGAAATGCTATTTGGCATTATTTTCTTACAAGAgcaaagccaaaaaaaaaaaatttgctttGAAGGATCATAATGAATAATAAATAGTTTTCCCCCAAATGagcattttgttattttttaatgtACATAAACTTTGGTGCTCATTTTAAAAGGATAGGGATTAAAATTCAGTTTACACTATAATATAAGGACTTGTACAACAATATTTCCATGTGAAATAAGGTAGGTTGTGGTCCCTATCAATTTATAATCTCTAACCATAGCAATTAATATCTGACCACATACATTACTGAAATCACAGCTAAAAACCACAACCCAAAGCATAATTAATTGATGACCTTAGTTTTTCAAAGAAGTCAACAATTGGGGAATATGGCAATGGATATCACAAGAGAAGAGAAGATTCAAGAATGAAGGAGAAATCTATAAAGGTCCAATTCTGCTCTCAGTCCCTAACCTATTCatacattttaaatttaatctccttttaatttcatacaacttagtccctctactttttttttttatttaaatcgaATAATGTTGTGTTTAAAAACAATTTACTTACATGGCCAAGTTAAAGCCGTGTCTACTCTACTTCTTTGAACCAATTAATGTTGAAAAACTCAAAATTGAAAACTTCATAATCCTATATTCAATATATTCATTTGCTTCTTTAACGAAAGTTCTTtcacattattattaaataaaagtagaaggattaaattttaaatatacagAATATAACAACTGAGAGCAGAATTAAACCATTAATAAAAGTTGAATTTATCACTTGACAAATTAAACCACCGCCCCGTTGTTGCTCTCATCAGCACACGGCAGTACGGCATGCACCTTGCCTTTTTGCACACACATTTTAATATCCATGGACGTAATAAGGAACATCAAGTATGcattttttataataatatataataaaataaaataaaatgtgtaGGGGTGTTTAGTAAACAAAGTTTTGGATCTTCTTTAATTGATTTAGGTACAAATAAAAGATTTGATAGTAAAAACTTTTAattatagtatttggtgaatgaaAGTTTGTAATAACTTGTTGAGCTAAAACcttcaaaataaaaaatgcaATTATGGACAACTTTTTCCTAGCCGATTGAGAATGAGATCGTAGAATGACATATCTAACTATATTTACTCAAAATTTAATCACTAATTAATTTCCATAATGAatgtttatttaaataaaaatactttgCAAATAAGGAACTtaagaaatttatttatttaaatttttaaaaatattgactAACTAATTTCCCATAATGAATGTTTTAATTCTTTGATAATAgtgttttatttcaataatttcactcaataaagataaaattattataaacaaataaatatttaacaataaaatatgtCATACTTTTATTTGTCATTTTACATTCAGATATCAACTTTCAACtatcaactaatttttttaaacaattttaaataAAGAGTTAATAGAATCAATTGCTAAAATCAGTCACTACAATCAATTATAAGTCAATTGTCAAACAAcccgtgtatatatatataatatcccACTAGCGTAAGTGGTATTTCATGACAGTAACATGTTAGTATACACAGATAAAAAAGGAATGCAAAGATTTTTTTCCTAAAATCATTGATTGGCTTTTGAGTATTTAGGAAGGTTGCTTTAATTGATGGGTTTCTTTGAAAGtacatttttgttcatttttgtacatttttttttaattcaacaagttaagttttttaaaaaaataataaataaataaataaataattcctttttaattctttactatgccatttgcatgcatgcatgctcATCGGCAGCATGAATTATAAGGTAGAAGTTCATTACGTTTCTTCCCATGAAATTAAAAGTTTGAAAGTGCTAACAAAAGAATATAATGTTTCTGAAAAACCAATTGAATACTGAAtgttaaaagattttttttttaaaaaaatgttgcCATTAATCAGTTATATAAATTATAGGTCTAATTTTGTTTTCAGTCACTATACCTTTActatatttgaaatttagttcTTTTACTTTCATAAATTTAATCTACCTATTCTTATGCGTATGTGTTTTATAATGTCTAACGAGTGGGAGTTATCCAAAGATCGGGCAGGATGTCAATTGAAGACATGCACAAATCTTTTGTCATTTCATCTAAAATTCAAACaaacatttattattttgatttaataattgaAACCACCATAAAATTACTTCCATTTAAATTATGTGAAAAATTGCTCACCTCGCCAATTTAAAGTTGCATGTAATTTAGTCATGGTACGAAAAATAAAAGTGttattaattgaa from Gossypium arboreum isolate Shixiya-1 chromosome 1, ASM2569848v2, whole genome shotgun sequence harbors:
- the LOC108482522 gene encoding copper transporter 1-like; translation: MNHEHGMEGMAPTSQSTNGTSGMHHHNMMMMHMTFFWGNIAEILFSGWPGRRGAGMYALALIFIFVLAFLVEWLSHSRLIKLLGEGSSNVLAGVVQTLLHAIRVGLAYLVMLAVMSFNGGVFLMAVAGHALGFLLFGSRVFKKSTEMFLDDNTSDPPPMAC